A stretch of the Ostrea edulis chromosome 9, xbOstEdul1.1, whole genome shotgun sequence genome encodes the following:
- the LOC130050164 gene encoding uncharacterized protein LOC130050164, with the protein MALKSFDLHWGNGTLGFKIYKGSITKIKVEAVISVLDRGKPGGLSAAILKEAGESVAKEIRDNISRNTTDNLITKAGKLPCKYIIHCACPRWENHHDSRSKAGCLKDLCTTVKKALEAACHKGIKSIGLPPIGSGGKFGIPKLACVAMYIKSITEFLYFLPGTKTPIKEIHFIDKTDDLLELAIDTYQIAVIDPKYLDEKLVVERLDDLSKTGSQSKYPRGISSSSNFVPGEQQYQNPYSPAPQHSSPTCEHFTTTPNVQVHTNIPKSPYRKYIRFEGRAEHFNMNRLRVLVYTEDLTKVNNVDILVSTENFQNPGLGVLSKAILDKAGDKYRKEHAKLFMAKKKSNSKMIIQTNAGQLSFKVVLHAVIDKFPNIFPSDYHLDQLRKMTNNLLKSADEKKVKKKQNTLSVALPLIGTGSITNSMYLAQYARAMLLGMEDFSLTNIVKLQTVHIVNFADTTTNVLVEVFKSSCSNLYPHAEQQNQNPVRHQQNQKQPRDEPKTKSGKETHKFNPRQYKMVDSWKPIAQQKQNLNSYLVPVPPKTAFREEYSSCNTAPRSESKRGNLLMIDSDSEDSDVELPEPTVREQSLGGACAAVPDDNGAMCVICMDDVLTDPVQLKDCNHEFCRECIMEYLSHKSACPVCNTLYGEMFGNQPENGTAKVYEDDASLPGSRCGTLIIHYEFPDGHQSEDHPSPGEPYRGISRQGYLPDNKDGRRILRMLKRAFEHRLIFTVGFSRTSGRENVVTWNDIHHKTRRDGGPEKYGYPDPDYLSRVEDELNAKGISEK; encoded by the exons ATGGCATTGAAGTCGTTTGACTTGCACTGGGGAAATGGAACGCTAGGttttaaaatttacaagggCTCCATCACAAAAATCAAAGTAGAAGCCGTCATCAGTGTCTTAGATCGTGGCAAACCCGGGGGCCTCTCAGCCGCCATACTGAAGGAAGCAGGAGAGAGTGTTGCCAAAGAAATCAGAGACAACATTTCCAGGAATACCACGGACAATTTGATCACAAAGGCGGGGAAACTGCCATGCAAATACATAATTCATTGTGCGTGTCCACGGTGGGAAAACCATCATGACAGTAGAAGTAAGGCGGGGTGTCTTAAAGATCTCTGTACCACAGTTAAAAAGGCTTTAGAAGCGGCTTGTCATAAAGGAATAAAATCTATCGGTCTGCCACCCATAGGGTCAG GGGGAAAATTTGGAATTCCAAAACTAGCATGTGTTGCTATGTATATAAAATCTATCACTGAATTTCTATATTTCCTGCCTGGCACAAAAACTCCAATCAAAGAGATccattttattgataaaacagACGACTTGTTAGAATTAGCTATCGACACTTACCAGATTGCTGTTATTGACCCAAAGTATCTTGATGAGAAACTTGTAGTAGAGCGACTGGACGATTTGAGTAAAACTGGAAGCCAATCTAAATATCCCAGAGGTATTTCCAGTTCATCGAACTTTGTGCCTGGAGAGCAGCAATACCAGAACCCGTACAGCCCCGCCCCCCAGCACTCATCACCAACGTGTGAACATTTTACTACAACTCCTAATGTTCAGGTACATACGAACATACCAAAATCACCATATCGCAAATATATCAGATTCGAGGGAAGAGCGGAGCATTTTAATATGAACAGACTTCGTGTATTAGTTTACACGGAAGATCTCACAAAAGTTAACAATGTAGACATTCTTGTGTCAACAGAAAATTTCCAGAACCCTGGATTAGGGGTGCTGTCGAAAGCAATTCTTGATAAAGCCGGTGATAAATACAGAAAGGAACATGCAAAATTGTTTATGGCGAAGAAAAAGAGTAATTCGAAGATGATTATACAAACGAATGCTGGCCAGCTTAGCTTTAAAGTTGTTTTGCATGCCGTCATCGATAAATTTCCGAACATTTTCCCATCTGATTATCATCTCGATCAACTCAGGAAAATGACGAATAATCTGCTAAAATCTGCTGACGAAAAGAAAGTGAAGAAAAAGCAGAACACGCTATCAGTTGCTCTGCCACTAATAGGGACAG GATCGATTACGAATTCAATGTACCTGGCTCAATATGCTAGAGCTATGCTCCTAGGAATGGAAGACTTTTCGTTAACAAACATTGTAAAGTTGCAGACTGTGCACATTGTCAACTTTGCAGACACAACTACGAATGTTCTTGTTGAAGTATTTAAGTCCTCCTGTTCGAACCTGTATCCTCATGCAGAACAACAAAATCAGAATCCAGTTAGACACCAACAGAACCAAAAGCAACCAAGAGATGAACCTAAGACAAAATCTGGAAAAGAAACGCATAAGTTTAACCCACGACAATATAAAATGGTGGATTCCTGGAAACCAATTGCGCAACAAAAACAGAATCTTAATTCTTATCTGGTACCAGTCCCCCCTAAAACTGCCTTTCGTGAAGAATATAGCAGTTGTAATACAGCACCTCGATCTGAATCAAAACGAGGAAATCTTCTGATGATCGACTCGGATTCCGAAGATAGCGACGTTGAGCTTCCAGAACCTACTGTACGTGAACAGTCACTAGGTGGCGCTTGCGCTGCTGTACCAGACGACAATGGAGCTATGTGTGTCATTTGCATGGATGATGTTTTGACTGACCCAGTACAGTTAAAAGACTGTAACCACGAGTTTTGTCGTGAATGCATTATGGAATATTTATCCCATAAATCGGCTTGCCCCGTTTGCAATACGTTGTATGGAGAGATGTTTGGAAACCAACCGGAAAATGGAACAGCTAAGGTATACGAAGACGACGCCTCCCTTCCGGGATCCAGATGTGGAACCCTGATCATCCATTATGAATTTCCAGATGGACATCAGTCG GAAGACCACCCTAGTCCCGGTGAACCATATCGTGGGATTTCTCGCCAAGGTTACCTGCCTGACAATAAAGACGGGCGTCGAATTCTACGGATGCTGAAGCGCGCTTTTGAGCACCGTCTGATCTTCACGGTTGGGTTCTCTCGAACTTCCGGGAGAGAAAATGTAGTCACGTGGAATGATATCCATCACAAGACCAGGAGAGATGGGGGACCGGAAAA GTACGGTTATCCAGATCCCGATTACCTGTCTAGAGTTGAAGATGAACTGAATGCCAAaggaatttcagaaaaatga
- the LOC125658332 gene encoding protein lap1-like, giving the protein MMDLLVVEEILQKAVENDHETINLSHRNIAVLSSRFQKLKHVKRLLLNDNQIMIPPSELTDLVKLEELVLNNNKLTILPTGLCKLSNLTYLNLCHNPLSVLSEEICQLSSLHQLWIVDCQLVNLPSNIGNLKYLRKLSVRENYLESLPSSFVELENLSWLCLSENTIRSLPKSFHKLKSLTHLNLNQNEMNHIPESVSELPNLIYLLMKSNFIKEVKDDTILALSRLTKFDLRDNEIQVKPPHWKGLDYILIGQSGLNGVQSNDDLTSGLDEIEDECSEEEEEEECEDGDDSDDDSKKAN; this is encoded by the exons ATGATGGACTTACTGGTGGTAGAAGAAATTTTGCAAAAAGCAGTGGAAAATGATCATGAAACGATTAACCTGAGCCATAGAAACATTGCTGTTCTGTCAAGCAGATTTCAAAAACTTAAACACGTCAAACGTCTGTTACTGAATGACAATCAGATAATGATTCCGCCATCCGAGCTTACTGACCTAGTCAAACTGGAGGAACTTGTTCTGAATAACAACAAACTGACAATACTGCCAACGGGACTGTGCAAACTTTCAAATCTGACATACCTTAATTTGTGTCACAACCCACTGAGTGTACTCTCCGAGGAGATTTGTCAACTAAGCAGTCTTCACCAGCTCTGGATTGTGGATTGCCAACTGGTTAACCTGCCATCGAACATCGGAAACTTAAAATATCTAAGGAAATTAAGTGTGCGCGAGAACTATCTCGAGTCTCTTCCATCCAGTTTTGTAGAACTAGAAAATTTATCCTGGTTGTGCTTATCAGAAAATACAATAAGAAGTTTGCCAAAATCTTTTCATAAATTGAAAAGCTTGactcatttgaatttgaatcaaaatgaaatgaaccATATTCCAGAGTCAGTTTCAGAGCTACCCAACTTAATATATTTGTTGATGAAGAGTAACTTCATCAAAGAAGTCAAAGATGACACAATACTGGCGTTATCCAGACTGACTAAGTTTGATCTCAGAGATAATGAAATACAAGTAAAACCACCGCACTGGAAG GGCCTAGATTATATATTGATTGGTCAAAGTGGACTAAATGGTGTTCAGAGTAATGATGACCTAACGAGTGGCCTTGATGAAATTGAAGACGAATGCtctgaggaggaggaggaggaggagtgTGAAGATGGTGATGACAGTGATGATGACTCAAAGAAAGCGAACTGA